The proteins below are encoded in one region of Streptomyces roseirectus:
- a CDS encoding cytochrome P450, which translates to MGHRSTVDLLGSAVPALFRHPEQLRVLRERPDLMPAAEGFLRHGTFVERSTGRYAARDVELAGVRIPRGGDDRRRPWGRPATTPRSPTASIPPYSMWPGRACVMETAVALRMLLSRLPELELAVPADALGRIGSGIIRGVLSLPGRYRVA; encoded by the coding sequence GTGGGCCACAGGAGCACCGTCGACCTGCTGGGCAGCGCCGTGCCGGCCCTGTTCCGACATCCTGAGCAGCTGCGGGTGTTGCGTGAGCGGCCGGATCTGATGCCTGCGGCGGAGGGGTTCCTGCGCCACGGCACCTTCGTCGAGCGCTCCACGGGCCGTTACGCCGCACGGGATGTGGAGTTGGCAGGGGTGCGGATCCCGCGCGGCGGGGATGATCGCCGTCGCCCCTGGGGTCGGCCGGCCACGACGCCCCGCAGTCCGACGGCGTCGATCCCGCCGTACTCGATGTGGCCGGGCCGGGCGTGCGTCATGGAGACAGCCGTCGCCCTGCGCATGCTGCTGTCCCGCCTCCCCGAGCTGGAACTCGCCGTCCCGGCGGACGCACTCGGCCGGATCGGCTCCGGCATCATCCGCGGCGTGCTCTCGCTGCCGGGGCGGTATCGCGTCGCCTGA
- a CDS encoding SsgA family sporulation/cell division regulator — protein MHRDPSRLRAPSAPGHLPSLFLDLDQMLDEFTRLPVTAEFRFDPEFPAVITVEFLAERGPGLLWHIGRALLHEGLTSMSGSGDVRMWPTLPGGQPSSWLLLESREVEALFEVPTAPLARWLDATYRISSAATEMDDLNWDGFLLDLLADPGVPPQ, from the coding sequence ATGCACCGTGACCCGTCACGACTGCGGGCGCCCTCGGCGCCCGGGCACCTGCCTTCGCTGTTCCTGGATCTCGACCAGATGCTCGACGAGTTCACACGGCTGCCTGTCACTGCGGAGTTCCGCTTCGATCCGGAGTTCCCCGCGGTGATCACGGTCGAGTTCCTGGCGGAGCGGGGACCGGGCCTTCTGTGGCACATCGGCCGCGCGCTCCTGCACGAGGGGCTGACGTCGATGAGCGGGTCGGGCGACGTGCGCATGTGGCCCACGCTGCCCGGGGGACAGCCCTCCTCGTGGCTTCTGCTGGAGTCACGGGAGGTGGAAGCGCTCTTCGAGGTGCCCACCGCCCCGCTGGCGCGATGGCTCGACGCCACCTACCGGATCTCCTCGGCCGCGACGGAGATGGACGACCTGAACTGGGACGGGTTCCTCCTCGACCTGCTCGCCGACCCCGGAGTACCGCCCCAGTGA